In Marinobacter salinisoli, the DNA window TGTTTTTCACCTAAAACGCCATTAATTGACGAGTTTCTCATGCCTAAAATGCCTCGAGCGTTGAAAGGAGTAGATCGGCTCAAAGCACACTTGAAGCTCAAACATCGCATCGATCATCGAGAGCTGTCACTTGGCGATTCCATTCGTGAACTCCGCAAGATAGATGGACTGACTCAGACCGAGCTGGCGAAGCGAGCAAAGCTCTCGAAAACCACGATTTCAAAGATCGAGAACGATGACGATAGCGTAACAATTGGCCTGTTTCGCCGCGCGCTGCACGCACTCGGATACTCTCTTGCCGCAATGTCAACCAAGCCGCTGGAAATCGACAAGAGCGAGAAAATCGACAAAAATGACGAACGCTATTTACGTATGAAAGACTTCGAATTCTGGAAGCAGCACGTCATCACTCTCGATGACCTCCCCTATCTTTTCCCGGAAAATGATGACGAAGACGATCGCCCCAACGAGTGGTAATCAGTTAGTCATCCCCGGCCGGAAGCGATCCGACCTGGTCATGCAGGCTGTGTGTGTCTGAAATTCAAACGAGTCTCACAGTTCACCGCGCTCCAATCGACGCTTGAGGTCATCGATGCTGGCATCGGTATCTGGCAGGCAGCGCCAGAACTCCTCTTCGGCGATCGTGACCTCTCTACCGATGCCTTTGCACTCATAACGCAATTTCTGAGATACATAGATCCGTGTCTCCGGATGCTGAGGCACATCAATCAGGGACTCGCTGCATGCGATATCTCCGGTCTGATAGTCGTCAGTCAGGCACTGCTCCACAACACCGAACACGACCTTTTTTACGACCTCGCCAGCTTGCGTGAGGGTTGCCAGCGTCCACATCGATAGGACCACTTCCGGCTCATTGTTGGGATTTCTGGACCTCAGGTCTTCGCGCTTTTTTTGATCAAGTGCATCGATGTCGTTATCTCCCAGCCCTAATAGATCGTCGCTCATGCCGTTCTCCTGTTCATGCTATGCCTCGGATTAGTCATAAGGGCAGTCGGGCGATCCCCATTCAAGCCCGACCGGACCACCCACCGCACCTTGAAGCTTCCGCTTCTTAATCCAGTCAATCGCTATTCGGTCAAGCACCTCCGAGGAAATCTCAACAACTAGCTGTTCACGGACCTTTCCCTGGAAAGTCTCTTTCTCGAAATGGACTGCGGTGGGATTGTCGATCTGAAGAAACGCCGATTGCGGCTCGGCGCAGAGCAACTCCTCGAAATAGAGATAGAAACCGTCACCTTGTGATATCGGTGATTTGGCGCTCATGCGTCACCCCCTTTGGCTTCCCAGTCGCGCTCTGACCTCAATCAGAGCCTGCATTAAACCACGATCCCATTCGGAATACGGCGGCAGGAACTCTTCTATCGGAATCCACCAATCTTCTTCCCCTGGCACGAT includes these proteins:
- a CDS encoding helix-turn-helix domain-containing protein is translated as MPKMPRALKGVDRLKAHLKLKHRIDHRELSLGDSIRELRKIDGLTQTELAKRAKLSKTTISKIENDDDSVTIGLFRRALHALGYSLAAMSTKPLEIDKSEKIDKNDERYLRMKDFEFWKQHVITLDDLPYLFPENDDEDDRPNEW